The nucleotide window aacccacccgcccgtaggcacgacagtgaaattaccagtaaaacccgtttggctcaaggatccaacccaggtttcactgggtctcctatcattgcccaccagtgcctcactgtGCACcaagtgggaattgaacttgCATCTCTCAAAAGAAATACAAgccttccaccacttgatctagagatcattggccaGTAGTGTGTTCAGAGAGAAATATAAGCACAGGACCTGCCATAAACAAAAAGAGGCATGCAGCTTCAACAAAAATCTCACACTAAGTATAAACAGGAGCCTCAAATAATTAAGTGACATACGGCCATACCTTAATTGTGCCATAAAATCATTACACAACAAAAGAAAATCCAGTTTATTTCATCCACAGTTACTCATTTACTTAAAGAGATCAGAAAGTCTCTCTAGATCTTCCAAGAGGATAAGTTTGACTTCCCTCAAACCACTAGAAGAGTATTAAACTGGTCAATAAAGGATTTTAGAacaaaaaagaaaatgataataCATACAATCACAGGCAGGTCATAAGTTTTTAGCAACTAGAGTAAGAAGCTTAAAATTTTCAATTATAAATAATGCCAAGTCTAGAGTAGAACCTATTAAACCTTTTCAATATCATGAGAGGTGGCtacgtaatttaaaaaaaaaaaacgttctCCATCCATTTTCGGCCATGTATTCCATTTATCGACAGGCATCGATACCAAATATTTTCAAAGAACAATCAAGTGAAAGGTAAAAAGGTGAAGTGGGTTTAAagtataaataatataaaaagatTCTCTAGTGGCCTCATACGTTTATGTCATGATTTAAAGAGTTTGGGGCATAGTTGTTAAAAGCGAATAGAGACAAATAGCGACAagggacctatatgctacatagcgaatagcgacaaatagcgaccgcTATCTTATatatagcgatacactagaaaaagaattttgaaaatttttatatgtatattataccAAAATACCTTGGTattatgctattttacatgtatatttaacaaaaacctataaatccagctattttatagttATATCTAATTGCTACTTACATAAAAAAAAGTTAATTGTCGCTATTCACGCTATTGGTCGTTATGACCCAAATAGCGACACCTGGTCGCTtcgctacatagcgcgctataaCGGTCGCTATAGCCGCTATAGACAACTATGGTTTGGGGATGATTATGGCTTCTGAAATAAGCAGagaaagtgtttaacaaaacagAATAGTCAGATAAGCAATTGTTAAAAGAATTAGATAACGAGAATCAGTTGAAGAAGCAACTCCAAAACTACATATTTCATCGCCTGATAATCACAAGTAGTTTGCTTCTATCAAAACACCCCCACCCCCACAACAGCATCCACAACATTAAGGATCATTATCAGAATTTGGTTAAACATGGGAAGCAACGAATAGTGATGTATTGGATAAATTATACAGATTAACGTCTAGGTCTGCTAATGTAAACTGTCGCTGTTAGGTGGGGTTCCGGAACCGCTGTTGCTGCTAGGTGGGGTTGTTTAGGAGCTGAACTAGGTACTGCTCGAGCTTGACTTGCTCAAGAGGGATGTTGTATATTAGTTAAAGAGAAATTGGAGAACAACTTGTTTACAAACCTAGCAAGCTCGGCTCGACTTGAAAATTATTTGAGCCCATGCTCATGTGTCTGTTTTCCAAAAAAAACCACATATGAATAGTATCCAAGACTAATGGCATTTGTATCTTCTAAGTATTCGAAAAGAAAAGACAATAACACCACCACTAAATTTTACTTCACACGAATGCATATTAAAAACAAATCGACATGAGTTCTTGAGGACATATATATAAAAGAAGACATTTCTTGAAGGAAACATATATAAATAATCAAAAAGTAGGACAAGAATCACTGAGGGGCGATACTATACCCTTAGCTGTGGGACACCGAGCGAGGTCGCAGTGCTCCGGGTTATCAGTGCCCCACCAATGCACATTTATGTTTTCTATCCCCGTACTAAAATACAACAGCACCGCCATAAACGCAACTCCTGCATCAAGCGCAGCCGACAGGATGTAGTTGTACCTCTTCCACCACATTTTGCGGTATCTAAACACGAAAAAGTTGAAAATGGTCCCCACCAATATCCATGAATTATAGTTAACAGCCATGGCCGGGGGCATAGCAGCCGTGGCACCAAGGAGCACCGGGAGATTAATCAGAGGAATCCATGATGCTTTTGGAAACAGCAAGTGAAATATCCAAACCACAACTGGCCCCATGAGCCCACCTAGAAAGAACCAGTTTAGAGCCCCATAGTTTCCTTGAGGACCAAAGATCCGCCTAGGCCCAACCAAGCCCCAAATAACAGATGCATCAAAGAATACACGGTCATTTGGGCACGTCCATGGGCTACCGGACTTAGGGTCAGGGAAGCATATCTGGTCCACATGGTTTATCATGTACCAAGCCACACATAGATTCACGGTTCCAGCTATGATTGTTCCCAGAAACTGGACCAGAAACATTGATCTTGGTGGAATCTTCATGTAATGACCGAGCTTAAAATCACTGAGAAAAGAGATGGCCTGAGTCATGCTCATGTAACCATAGGTCTTGAAGCACACATTGGCTATGGGTCTTCCAGGGTAGATTAACCCCATAGCATATTCCGTTATTATATTCAAACCTGGTGTCTGGCCCGGGCAAATTAAAAAAGTTAGTACGTCAATTATTTCGTTGTTACATTAATTTCAAGAGTTACCTGGTTTGTTGTTGCAGTGATGATGCTGATGGGGAGGGTGAAAACGAAAGCCATTACAGCTGCACCTATCAGTCCCCAGAATGGCATTTGTACCTGATCTTTCATGAAGATAGTGAGCGCAAGGGCAACCAAAAAGGTGACTGTAAGAAGCACATAAAACCACCATGCTGGTATGTCTTTGTAGTTCTTCATTAGTCTTGTGTGCACATCAGTCTTAGCCGTGGTCGATGCTTTATATCGTCCATATATCTCTCTACATCGATCAATCAACAACATATGCATGGTTAGTtagatacaatacaatacaagcTAGCTAAAAATCAATCAAAATATACAAGTAACTTACTTCCCATAGAAAAGGGCAACATGAGTGAGAGTAGACGCGATTGTAGCAAATCCAAAACCATAAGTCAAAGCGAAAAAAGTGCTCAAATTAACGTGTCCTTGCTTTGCATACTCCCCGTGGTCTATCTCAAACTTGTTATTCACAATTTTATGGATATCATAGAGCTGCCCGTCGTTTGTAAACAAATCAGCTGAGTATATTGGGAAGTTTCTGGCATGGTACACGTTGAGTCCATAATAGGAGATTGGGATCACTATGTAAACGATCAAAAAATAGCCCAAGAAAACATTGACTATGGCAAAGAAGGGGGAAATAAGAGGGCTGAATAAGAAAGAAGCCGTCGTGGCCCAGTCCAGTGAGAAGGCCCCAAACCCTAAGCCTTGGAAGCCCGATCCTAATTGTTGGGCCGTAACCGAATTAGGAAAGGCCCAACATACCCATGAAATGCTTTGTAAGGTTTTGAAGAAGAATCCGGGAAGCAAGTAATAGAGGAAGCTACAAGCAAGAACAATCACAAAGAATTTTGTACGTGATATGCGTTTCTTGTTGTCGTTGTCATCGTCATCGTCGTCTTCTTTGCCATGAAGTGCCCTACAGAACGATTAGACTGGTTTTAGCACAGTGATCCAACACCTAAAACAACACTTCtctttaattaaaaaatatatatatatacaacctTTTAAATGGATATTAATTGATAATTTGAAAGAACCATTAAATAGGTGGGTACATGACAAGGAAGAGTCACCTACTTTCTCTTAATTATCAAACTTCCTGATTATTTAGACAAGATTCCAAAGATTCATTTCCTTGCTTTTTCTTGTTGGCAAAATGATAACGATGGCCCTCTgcgtattatttttattttatatttatattttttatcaatgtttaattaaaataaatgttTTGATAAGTCCAACAGCCTAGTTTGGGTAAATTCCATTTGATATTCTGATCATAAATCACTCAAAACCACTAACTGCTtatgaataaaataatataagtcCTGTTTAATGtagatttaattttttatttttttttagctttcagctgaaaaaaaaataatatccaTTTTTTAATATTGTTATCAATTTATGTATACGTCAAAAGATTACTTTACTAAAATTGAGTTTAACCTTTCTAAAAGAACATACATAATTGGCCGCTAATTGAGTTTGAGATTTATGATATTTTTaaattacaaatatatttttataaatatacttcCACTGTAGGGGCAATATTTTAAGCgcgtacaaaaataaaaaaccaagATAAGTATAGCATAAAGCCAAATAATTAACGGGTGCCACATTCCGTCCACATCGTGACCATGTGAAAGGTATCTCTAAATTACTTTGTTCTAAACGGTTAAAAGTTATAGATGTTTTCACATTAATAATTTTGGAGATTATCAACTTAAAATCCTTATGCAACTGAAAGACAGCAAGAATTTCCCCTTTAGACTACGTGAGTGAGTATATTAATTAGTAAAATACAAAATTACGGTATATAACAATTATGGTGGCAACATTATTATTTGATTGAAGCAGGTGAGACAATTATTATGCAGCATCATGATGTTAGTCCAATCCTTGGTGATAAAAATTCCTTTAGCGTTTTATTTAATGAATGATTTAAAAAGGAATAAAAAGTGCGGTTTTAATATATAATCTTATCACATATATCATAACTAactaattaatataatatttaaagttAAAAAGGATATGCTTTATTCAAGTCGATATATAATGactgttttgaaaaaaaaaaaaaaaatctagaatctgggaaaaaaaaaattaatatgagAGAAAAACGTAGGTACCTAAATAGTGAAATCTGAACGAGGGTGCTAGGCCACCACATGTGTGACGGTTCAACTACGTATTTCCTCAAAAGCCCGGCCCAGCCGTAACCTAAAACCTGTATATATGTATACCGTACCAATGGCACATGTTAGCAACAGAATGGTCTATAGAATTTGATGTTACAAAAGTAATTAAGTATAtaatatatgatgatgatgatgatgatgatgatgatgatgatgatttagctGTTAATCGTAATTGAAAGGGTACTCATCATCAATTCATTCATTGAGTCATATAGTTTAGTAAAAAGAGGGAGGCACATATAATTACAATTTGTGGTCCTGTTTGAAATTAGGAGAGTAAGAAGAACAAGTAATTAAGCTACCTGGGTAGTGATGATGAGGATCCAAGAGGCAAAGAAAGAGATTTTGCGGCCATAAAACACCTTTATAATATTCACAATACCCACGGCGTAAGCCGATCCATTGCCAAAAGCGGCGCCGGCGTTGGCGAATATGGTAATCAGCACGTGCTCCTTCATGTTAAAGGGTCCCGGGTTCAACGAAAACTCCCGTCCCATGAGGCTCCACTTGCTGCTGGGGAGGACCGCTGCCATCAACCGTCCTAATGGAAGCGTGGCCACCTGAACGGTGATCTGAGTGATCACCAGCGGCGACGACCGGTACGAAAAGAACTGGTTCAGAAACGACAGCATCACACATGAGATCAGGCCCAAAACCCACATTCGAAACGTCCATACAGACTGGCTCGGATCATCCGTCGTCGGAACAGTTAACCGGACCTGTTCGATTGGAGACTCTTCGTCTTCCTCCTCCGGCACGTTCTTCTTCTCCACTTCAACACTTCCCATCTTGTTTCCTTGCCTTGGGGATTCGTTTACTTATATAGATAGATAGAGTCAGTCCAGTGCTGGTAGGGAGGGAGGGAGGGCAAACTGTCAAATGTTTGATTTTTAATGTCAACTGGCTGTCAATATTTTTCTCCAtcattatattataattataatattaatatttGCTGCAATATATTTGTTACGTACAATAGAATATTCATATAGCCGCATTCATACAGCCATTGGTATCCCAACCATCAAGGATAAGTTTGACTTCCAAATTATTCACAAACTTTTAATTttagactgcggggtatggggcgagggtttgggcgtgggtgggttgaaaacgcccaagccaccaccccgggtgggcatgggtttgggcgtggcccctttttcgtgggtttgaagccgggcgtggggcggtctggccaagctgacatggcgggctctaattggacaaaccaaagaagccgttgggctagcc belongs to Helianthus annuus cultivar XRQ/B chromosome 5, HanXRQr2.0-SUNRISE, whole genome shotgun sequence and includes:
- the LOC110926736 gene encoding oligopeptide transporter 4; translated protein: MGSVEVEKKNVPEEEDEESPIEQVRLTVPTTDDPSQSVWTFRMWVLGLISCVMLSFLNQFFSYRSSPLVITQITVQVATLPLGRLMAAVLPSSKWSLMGREFSLNPGPFNMKEHVLITIFANAGAAFGNGSAYAVGIVNIIKVFYGRKISFFASWILIITTQVLGYGWAGLLRKYVVEPSHMWWPSTLVQISLFRALHGKEDDDDDDNDNKKRISRTKFFVIVLACSFLYYLLPGFFFKTLQSISWVCWAFPNSVTAQQLGSGFQGLGFGAFSLDWATTASFLFSPLISPFFAIVNVFLGYFLIVYIVIPISYYGLNVYHARNFPIYSADLFTNDGQLYDIHKIVNNKFEIDHGEYAKQGHVNLSTFFALTYGFGFATIASTLTHVALFYGKEIYGRYKASTTAKTDVHTRLMKNYKDIPAWWFYVLLTVTFLVALALTIFMKDQVQMPFWGLIGAAVMAFVFTLPISIITATTNQTPGLNIITEYAMGLIYPGRPIANVCFKTYGYMSMTQAISFLSDFKLGHYMKIPPRSMFLVQFLGTIIAGTVNLCVAWYMINHVDQICFPDPKSGSPWTCPNDRVFFDASVIWGLVGPRRIFGPQGNYGALNWFFLGGLMGPVVVWIFHLLFPKASWIPLINLPVLLGATAAMPPAMAVNYNSWILVGTIFNFFVFRYRKMWWKRYNYILSAALDAGVAFMAVLLYFSTGIENINVHWWGTDNPEHCDLARCPTAKGIVSPLSDSCPTF